A genomic segment from Salvia splendens isolate huo1 chromosome 13, SspV2, whole genome shotgun sequence encodes:
- the LOC121762864 gene encoding U-box domain-containing protein 9-like: MEEIGGTERVLELKKELRRVTEALMVDDDEDGDLGVTDHAIETLRALKELELKRSDFGEGIVKLKNLELQEAPHEFRCPISGILMKEPVVAASGQTFEELSIRKWLNEGNTKCPKTHQLLSHNALIPNHSIKNMITSWRNATGKGDARPTHADAPGPNPTREHLVKLLETLPDQTASVGELRLLTACSSSARTLIGEISGAIPRLLSPFLIERCYSDPALYEDMVATILNISTDHSCQTKILKGGTTTTTSAVISFLSDALRSKNSDTRGHAAAALSTLSTLDANKAVIRESDAIKQLIKLLEEGHPLVSRDAAFAILNLCTLVENRERALSHGAVTVVIDKIVARVFVDEMLEILARFSGHRKAVEEMEERNMVACLLSILGEDVGERCKENCVAIVYSMCYSDPRKLVMINEREALSRVAKTGTSRAKRKANGLLERLDRFAFVSHTM; this comes from the exons ATGGAGGAAATTGGAGGAACGGAGAGGGTTTTGGAGCTGAAGAAGGAGCTGCGGAGAGTGACGGAAGCCTTGATGGTGGATGATGATGAGGATGGCGATTTGGGGGTTACTGATCATGCAATTGAGACATTGCGTGCCCTAAAGGAATTGGAGCTGAAACGGAGTGATTTTGGGGAGGGGATTGTGAAGCTGAAGAATCTGGAATTGCAGGAGGCGCCTCATGAATTCCGGTGCCCAATTTCTGGGATTTTGATGAAGGAGCCTGTTGTTGCCGCCTCTGGTCAG ACATTTGAGGAGTTATCAATTCGAAAATGGCTAAATGAGGGCAACACAAAATGCCCAAAGACTCATCAACTACTGTCTCATAATGCCCTAATCCCAAATCACTCAATCAAGAACATGATCACCAGTTGGCGCAACGCCACTGGAAAAGGCGACGCTCGCCCTACTCATGCTGATGCTCCCGGACCAAACCCGACTAGGGAACATCTGGTAAAGCTGCTCGAGACTCTCCCAGATCAGACTGCCTCTGTGGGAGAGCTCCGTCTCCTCACAGCCTGTTCCTCCTCTGCCCGCACCCTCATTGGTGAGATCAGCGGCGCCATACCCCGACTCCTCTCTCCATTCTTGATCGAGAGGTGCTACTCCGATCCCGCATTGTACGAGGATATGGTGGCAACGATCTTGAACATCTCAACTGATCACTCGTGCCAGACGAAGATCTTGAAAGGGGGCACGACCACGACCACGTCGGCCGTAATTTCATTCCTCTCAGACGCATTGAGGAGTAAGAATAGCGACACGAGAGGCCACGCCGCTGCTGCCCTTTCCACCCTATCAACCCTTGATGCAAACAAGGCCGTGATCAGAGAATCGGACGCGATCAAGCAGTTGATCAAGCTCTTGGAAGAAGGGCACCCATTGGTTTCAAGAGATGCAGCTTTTGCTATCCTCAATTTGTGCACATTGGTTGAAAATAGGGAGAGAGCTCTCTCCCATGGCGCGGTCACAGTTGTCATAGACAAGATCGTTGCTCGTGTCTTCGTCGATGAGATGCTCGAGATTCTCGCACGTTTCTCCGGCCACCGGAAGGCTGTGGAGGAGATGGAAGAGCGCAATATGGTGGCGTGTCTACTTAGCATATTAGGAGAAGATGTTGGTGAACGTTGTAAGGAAAATTGTGTGGCcattgtgtatagtatgtgttaTAGTGATCCTAGGAAGCTAGTTATGATAAACGAACGTGAGGCCCTCTCTCGTGTAGCGAAGACCGGGACGTCAAGGGCAAAGAGGAAGGCGAACGGTCTTCTCGAGAGGCTAGATAGGTTCGCTTTCGTCTCACACACTATGTAG